gagtagctggcattacaggcatgtgccatcacgcctggctgattttcgtagttttagtagacacagggtttcgccatgtttgtcaggctagtctcaaactcccgacctcacatgatccacctaccttggcctcccaaattacttttgaaaataaaaagtttaattaatcttttcttaaaaagagGATAACAAGGAAGACTTGTTATATCAGACAGCAGAACATAGCAAAAAGCTGCCGCAATGAAATCAATAAGGTATTTGTGTCAGAATAGACAAATATGACAAGTTGAAGAGAAGACAAAACCCAGACAGAATTGcagatggattaaaaatttaaaatgaatagcaaaacaatatgtgtttatataaatacaataatgGATAAAACTATGGACTAAGATATGGTAGAATTTTTTccctagtttgttttttaaattttggagggTACATCATAGCtgtgtatatttatggagtacataagttgttttgatacaggcatgcagtgtgaaataaacacattatGGGGAATGGGGTGGTAGATTGTTAATATGAGTTGCCAGAATGATGTTTGGCAGGGAAGaaatgaggaggaagaaagggaagccattcctaaaaggaaaggaaaaactacCATGTTAACAAAAAATACGATGTAGGATTCTATCAAAGGTGTtgatgtaaaattatataaatatatgtttatttaaaaataaacattttataaattaaaaatgaaaaatcaattaaaatttgCAAAGAAATTTTGTGAGCTTCTTGGTAATTACATGTGTATCgggttttttttttgctaatattcagttaaaaaggtaaaatttagttagtatcttttaaaatcatttttgtgttataatttatatttccatgaTTGCATTTTTTGGTTGATACTATCCCCAGTTCACACAAGTGAAGCTATGGTTCAGTGAAGTATAAAAGCAGTGATATAAATAGTAATGCAAGTATAGCAACCCAAAATAAGCCCATATGATTGCGAGCAGGCCTTTCCTGTGGGATATAGAATGTGAATCTATAATGCCAAGTAACTGTGGGGACTTTTGGACAAgcagctgaaaaagaaaaatgccaataAAAATCACTCCCTTTCTAAATCTTAGTTGCTTTAATTAACTCTTTAATTTGGTTAAACATTTGCATGAAATTTGGGTTTCAAGATCTAGCATCATTGTCTATCTAGTGATAATTTTCCTGAATTATGAGAGAAAGTAGAACAAGATGAGgatataaatgtatttcaaaatagagacagggtcttgctctattgcccaggctagagtgagtgGCACAATCAAAGCCCACTgcattcttgaactcctgggctcaagcaatcctcccacctcagtagctaggagtataggcacatgccactcccgagtaggtaggactataggcacgtgccactatgcctggctaatttttatatttttgtaatgacagagtcttgctatgttgcccaggctggtctccaactcctcgcctcaagtgatcctcctgcctcagcctcccaaagtgctggcagtataggcatgagccactgcaggcACAAGGTGAGGATATTAACTGTAAGATGTAATGGCCATTATTACTGTGGATCTCAGGGTGTTCCTTCTAAATGGTAGGCCTCGGCTCTGTCTAGAAATGCCAACTCACCTACAGACTACAGTTTCACATGGAAAACGTGCCTTGAAACACAtgctttcaatttctttatttttagaaataaagactattattattattattattattattattattatttgagatggagtcttgctctgtttcccaggctggagtgcaatggcgcggtcttggctcattgcaacctccacttcctgggttcaagcgattctcctgcctcagcctcctgagtagctgggattacagactcctgCCAGcttgctcggctaatttttgtatttttagtagagacgggcttttgccatgttggtcaggctggtctcgaactcctgacctcaagtaattcgcctgccttggcctctcaaagtgctgggattacaggcgcgaccccaccatgcccggcctgaaatttttattttataaataaagaaatttatttttagaaataacatttttattttgttcatctcCAAAAAGGTGATTTCTGGTTTTAGAAACCTGGGTTTTTTCCCACAGCATCTGAGAGAACGAACgtaatttttagtttatttttaacaaaaccCAGGTAAGTTTATTGTAAATGCCTCTTCACCATCTTGATTCAGCTCTCGACCTCCATGCAGAGCACCCTGAGTAAACCTCTCTGGAAAGGGAGATTTTGGCAGGAGCTTTCTTCCTGGACAGGGAGAGCTGAGTGAGAGCTTTCTTCCACGAGCTGTGCTTAACTTCTTTCCACATACTTCCTCTTTCAGTGCTGTAGTCATTGTGTATTGTTCTCCTTTGGACAATCTCCAAGAGGCTGCATCTTTCTCTGGATGTTTGCAGTTGTTTCCATAGACACTTTCTATCCTCTTTTCCAGATGACTCCCAGGTATCGTATTTTACAAACATTTCTAGGGAAATAATGGTTCCTTTTGCCGGAggcatgtttattttcttttctgcactTAGTTGTGATTCCTGACCTGTATGCTGATTTTTATTGCTTATAGTGAAGGGCCGAGGTATAATCAAATTACAGGCAAGCAGGCTGCTGCCTTAGGTCTTGACTTGGCCGAAAGTGTAGAAAACCCCTGTGATTCTTGAGACCCTGGCCCACCATTTTACTCTGTCACAGGTACTTAGTCCATAGCCTAGGGCAGGAGGCATTTTACACAAGACTCCACTATTGGAAGGACTAGTCCTCAGCACAAGTTTTTCTTATCTGTCCCTTTCCCACATGGTTCAAGGTCACCCTCAGCCATATTCTCAACAAAGCTTAGCGTGATAGGATTCCCATTCCTGTCGTGTACCCTTGCAGTGCCTCTGGGTGGAATGTGGAGAAATGGAGTGGCTCCACTTTTGCTGTGTTTCTGAACGTGTATCTCTTGCTATCAGGACTTTCTGCTCATCCCTCCTGGCACACCAAGATCCTCCACCTTCCCTTTACTCCTGCCACTTCATATACTGGTAATCCATGGTATAGAAGACAGGATTAAACTGAGAGGACTTTTCCCTGACTCTGAATACATGTAGGAGATAATGATATGGAAGACCGTCAGTTTGTAAGTCTTAAACAGATTGATTGAGATAAATGTTCCCTGAAACATAAGAAATCAAGTTggtgggtgcagcggctcatgtcttaatcctagcactttgggaggccgaggaaggcagattgcctgagctcagaagttcgagaccatcctggccaacatggagaaactctgtctctactaaaaatactaaaattagccgggcatggttacacatgcctgtagtcccagctacttgggaggctgaggcaggagaatcacttgagcctgggaggcagaggttgcagtgagccaagaccgtgccactgcattccaacctgggtgacagagtgagacttggtctaaaacaaaaaaggaagaagaaagaagaaatcagtTCAGGTTTAGAGATGAGGATAAGAAGATGAATGGTGGCATGAAGGAGCTAACAGCTACTTGTCACCATAACATGAAGCTTGATGCCAGCAAATTAAAGGAACTATTCAGAACTAGTATCCTTAGCTCTACTTGCTTATGGGCACTGATCTTATAGAGGTTCCAGACACAAGCTTGTTCAGTCTTGAAGTCCAATCTTTCCACTGGCTTGCGTCTTTCCCACTTTCCGTGGCCAACTCTGAGGCTGTCTACAAGTTATTAGTCTTAGATTTATGTACTGTCTCAATGCCAATGTAGTATTTGGTTATTTATCGTAGAAGTGGTTGGGGTGGGGAATCTGATAATAGctagattcttttttcttttaaaaaaaggcaggttctcactttgtctcccaggatggatagagtgcaatggagtgaacatggctcactgcagcctcgacctcctgggactacaggcacattccaccatgcccagctaatttttgtattttttttttttttttttttttttgtagagatggggttttaccatgttgcccaggctggtctcaaactcctgggctcaagtgatccaccagcctcagcctcccaaagtgctggggttacaggtgtgagacattgtgcctggcctagatgCTTTCATACAGGCTTTTCAATTATGCATTTTACTTAAGTAGGAAGTCTTAGGATCCAAGTTATATCTGATTGTTGTAGTCTACATTCCcatattctatttctatttctgagCCTTCAGTCATGAGCTCAGAACTCATTCTGGGCTTTGTTACATGGCTGGGTTGGTTGGACAAGTGCCAGCTTTGATCCTGAGACTGCGGCATGTGATGACATACACCCCCTCTCCGCATTCTGTATGTCTCTAGTGGGGAGGGGGAAGCTGGCCATAGAACTTTATTGTATTTTCTGATTCCTCACTTATATTGCCCCCATGGCCTTCTTTGTTCCTAAAGTAACCAGAGACAGTGCTTCCTAGAACCAACCCTACAAAAAACAAAGGGATAAACAAAGCCAAATGGGAAGCTGGATCAAGGTTTGAACTCTTTCTGGGTAGAGAACAATACCTGGTATGGACTAGATActgggagagggaaaggaaaagtaGGGTGAATTATGGAAGGAAGCTGGCAGGCTCAGCGTTTCTGTCTTGGCATGACCagtctcttttcattctcttcctaGATGTAGGGCTTGGTGCCAGAGCCCCTGAGGCTTTCTGCatgaatataaagaaatgaaactgaGTGATGCTTCCATTTCAGGTTCTTGGGGGCAGCCAAAATGAGGTCGTTTGTCCCTCTGTTCCTGGTGGGCATCCTGTTCCCTGCCATCCCGGCCAAGCAATTTACAAAATGTGAGCTGTCCCAGCTGCTGAAAGACATAGATGGTTATGGAGGCATCGCTTTGCCTGAATGTGAGTCCTCCCTTCCTTGTTTCATCCATTCCTCATGTGATTCTCTCCTCCGTCCCCTCTTTCCTGCACGTCGCTCCTCCACTTTTACTTAATTATCTAATCATCCTCTTTTCTGCTCATTTGCATACTCTTatttcatgtatgtatgtatgcatgtatgtatgtatgtatttgtttttgagatggagtttcactcttgttgcccaggctggagtgcaatggtgtaatctctgctcactgcaacctctgcttcctcggttcaagtgattctcctgcctcagcctcccaagtagctggaattacaggcacccaccatcatgctggctaattttgtactttttgtagagacagggtttcaccatgttggccaggctggtctcaaagtcctgaccttgtgatccacccgcctcagcctcccaaagtgctgggattacaggtgtgagccattgcacctggccccatttATTTTcctatcctttctttctcttattgtCTGACTTTTTTTGGAATTCTCCATCATCTTATCAAGAAACTCTGAGCTTTGCCATCTTTGGAGATTGGCTGGAAACCATTTTTATGTCTTAGAATTACAATTCCTCCTTTATGCGGATCCTGGACATCTCTGTGGTATCTCTTTCTCATCTTTCCCTCAGTCATCTGTACCATGTTTCACACCAGTGGTTATGACACACAAGCCATAGTTGAAAACAATGGAAGCACAGAATATGGACTTTTCCAGATCAGTAATAAGCTTTGGTGCAAAAGCAGCCAGGTCCCTCAGTCAAGGAATATCTGCGACATCTCCTGTGACAGTGAGTAGCCCCTATAaccctctttctctgtttttctgagGCCTGCCCTTGGGATAATCTCCTTTTTAGTGCCAAGCAGACCTCGGGCTTCGTTGCCTTGGCTGGGCTCTACAAAAATTGTGGGACTTGAATTGGCAGTACTGGGTAAGAAGCTGTTTGGATTCTTCATGGTCATCAAATCCCCAGACAGTTCTCTGAGGTTCGGGGGTAGACAATCTGAGCAGTCTGAGAGTCTTGGAATCTTATTCTCTGCATTTTCAGGGTAAGTCAGTTGATGAAGCTGATGATTCCTCCAGAGATATCCCAGGGAAATGAAGGAAGTCCCTACCCAGGGTTAGACATTACCACATTGGTCCTTTCATATAAAAAGACAACAGGCACAAGCCTTGAGTTTAGAGAACCCACTGGATCCAGGGGTTGGGGGAACTCAGTGCCTTTCTGGGTAGTACGTCTCAGCTCTCTCATTCCTTTCCCTGTAACTCCTGCCAGAGTTCCTGGATGATGACATTACTGATGACATAATGTGTGCCAAGAAGATCCTGGATATTAAAGGAATTGACTACTGGTGAATCCTTATTCTATTATTTCCCCATCCTCCTTCTCCTTACCCCGTTAGCCCAGCACCCCTTTCCTCTTACCCTATCTCTTGGTCATTTAATCTAGAATACAGTCTCTGAAACAAAACTTACCTAAAGACTCAGGTTTCTGTTATTAAGCCTCTCTCGCTCCACTCCTCGGTAGCAACTTTCCTAATAAGGGGTTGCCTAATGGAGGGCTCAGACCCAGGCCTCCTTTCACTTAGATTTGGACGTCTAATTCCACTTGCTTAGTTCTATGCCCTCAAGCAAGCTGTTGGTCTCATTGCATCTCTTTTTTTAACCCTACAATTTTCTTGGATTATTTTTTTATGGACTGTATTCCACTTGATGGCTTGTGTCCCTTGACATCAGGCCAGGAATGTCTTACTGTAATTCTCATCCACACTCTTTCACTTCAGCCTTCCTGGGAATGAATCTAGATGGAAATTCAAGCCAAGATTCAGTCAGGTAACTCACCTTGTCCCTTTCTCCATTATCAGGTTGGCCCATAAAGCCCTCTGCACTGAGAAGCTGGAACAGTGGCTTTGTGAGAAGTTGTGAGCATCTGCTGTCCTTGGCATCCCTGCCCACCCCACATTCCTGGAGTGCCTCTTCCCTAACGCCACCTCAGTTTGCTGCTTTCTGCTCCCCCAAAGCTTATCTGTCTCTGAGCCTTGGGCGCTGTAGTGACATCACTGAACTCTTGAGGACTATTTTCCGGAGATCCAGGAGTGGTGCACTGAGCTCTAGACCCTTGCTTAGTGCCCCCGATGGCGCTTTCACTACAGCACAGATTTCACCTCTGTCTTGAATAAAGATCCCAATTTGAAATCACtggctgtattttttttccccctggaggaaaggggaagaaataGGATGAGTAGGTGGACACTGAAGCCGTAGGTCATAGCCACCTTCTGTCTCTACTGAAGAAGAAGTAGACTGAATTTACAATAGAAAGGTGAAGGTTACTTTCTGCACCAACTCAATGCAACAAACTTTTATTGATCACCTAATCTATTTAAGGAACTGTAGAGGGATCCAAAGTTGGCTGAatactagccaggtgtggtgctccctcctgtaattccagcactttgggaggctgaggtgggcagatctcttgaggtcaggagtttgagaccagcttggccaacagcgaaaccctgtctctactcaaaatacaaaaattatccaggtgtggtggcaggtgcctgtaattccagctactcaggaggctgaggcaggagaattgtttgaacctgggaggcggaggttgcaacgagttgagatcgtgtcattgcactccagcctgtgtgctccatctcaaaaaactaaaacaataacaaaaaacaaaaacacaaagttgGCTGAATGGCCTTTGCCCTCAACGACTAACGCGAGAAAtaagataaacattaaaaaatagttaCAATATAAGGAAGAGAGTTATAAGCATCATAAGAGAGGTTAGAAATGTGTACTGGGCATTCacaaaaggaaagataatttttatttggaGGGGATGTTGGGAAAAAGGAATCAAGAAAGGGTTTCTGAAAGGGAGAGCATTTAGGCTGGTTTTAAAGTCTGTGTGGGATTTTGACAAGTGGAGATGTGGGTTGGGAAAAGGAAGAGCATGGGTGGGAACCCAAGAATCTGAAATGGGTGACTTGAGGGGGTTGAAGgatttctttatctttcatgaGGAGCTGTGAAAGGAACTCTTCCTGTCTCTGGAAACCAGAGAGAGAACAGGGGCCTTGACAGTGATGATGAAGAATCTGAGAACATGGGACCTTTTGGTTTGGACTCTCCACTCCATTATTTCTTCTTGTGCTTTACTTGTTTTTAAGGAGAATGTTTGCAGGacttcattcatttaaataatcATGGGATATGTTAAAGAAGAAGAATCGGGACATTTGGGTCCCAAAATTTGTTTCTGCTACTTTTTGATGGTCTGAACCTGGGCAGGTCATCGCCattctctgtacctcagtttcctcatcttaaaatgaGGATTTTGGTCTAGATAGTTTTCTGAGATCACTTCCTGCTTTAACAATCCAGCATTCCAAACTACAGTTTAATTTGTCACACTCTGAATGAGCTGAGAATGACATTCGCATTGTTGCTTAGCTCCACAGCCCTGGCCTTCATCCCACAGAGAAGACAGGAAAGTTCACCTGTGAGGGCAAGTACACCGTACATGAGTTCATGATCTTCAGGAGCCGTTGCTGAAGGAACTGACAGTAAGAGATTTATCTGCAGAGAGAACCTCagcctgaggtcagaagatcaagaacAGATAGAAGCCAGGGAACTGGCATGAcagacatctttttctttttttcaattattcattGGTTACAGTGGGTTATGATACAAATGTTTCGAGATGCCTACTCTGTACTAGTACTACAGAGCAGTTTTTCTGTGTTTCTACTCAGTTTAATTGTAGTGTGTTGAGTTGTAAAATAATTCATGTattaaatcaaataaacaaacaaaatgccatGTTCTTTGGTTCAAGCAACACTACAAAAGGCATTTGGGGTCTGCATTTGGAATTCTCAGGCAAACTCTCGCGTTCCTAGTCTATACTTATTTTCCCCACACTagcttatgtatatatattttttgagacggagttttgctcttgttgcccaggttggagcgcagtggcatgatctcggctcactgtgacctccgcttcttgggttcaagcgattctcctgcctcagcttctggagcagctgggcataggtgcctgccaccatgcccagctaattttagaatttttagtagagatgggatttcaccatgttgctcaggctggtcttaaactcccacctcggccttctaatgtgcttggattacaggtgtgagccacagtgcccggcctatacatttttttaatttcaatgtctAATATGGTGTCCACTGAATTATGAATTCTTTTGagaaaatgaatcaataaatctATACATTGCCTCCTTTATCCAGTGAGGTATGGCTGGATCAGCTTCATGACATACACACCAGTAGTCTTCttcaccttctcctcctcctccttttttacaaattaaaattgtaaatgtTGAAGGTGTACAACTTGATGTTCTGTTGTATGTATACACTTAAAtgatcaccacaatcaagctCATTAACATATCATCTCCTCacatgataacttttttttttttttttttttttttttttttttttttttgagacggagtctcgctctgtcgcccaggctggagtgcagtggccggatctcagctcactgcaagctccgcctcccgggtttacgccattctcctgcctcagcctcccgagtagctgagactacaagcgcccgccacctcgcccggctagttttttgtattttttagtagagacggggtttcaccatgttagccaggatggtctcgatctcctgacctcgtgatccgcccgtctcggcctcacaaagtgctgggattacaggcttgagccaccgcgcccggccgataacttttctttttctttgggcaTAGAAGCAGGCTTGATAGATGCAGTTCTCTTGGCATTTGGGTAGAAGCAGGACAGGAAACTGCTGTTCTCTTCCTGAGAACTTTCTTGAGAGCCGAATAGGAGGCAGTATGGCAGCTGAGCATCTGTTTTGCTTTCTCTACCTCCTTATCTTTCCTTTAGGCCTAAAATGACGCTCTAAGCCAAGCAAAGGTCTGAAGTCATCCAGACTAATGTGGAAGTGGGGAGGCTCCAGGGAGTGGCTCTCAGAGAGCAGACCATTTACTGAGCTCTGCGTGAGAAAGACTCAAAATGGTTCACAGCAATACAGAGTTTTGTTCTCTCCTCTTATCCTGCTTTCTCCTCCCTGCTACTTTTCCCTGACACCTATCTTGTTATGAAGACAGGAATTGTATTagataaaatcaaataattttttctttctttttgagatggagttttgctctgttgcccaggctggagtgctgtggcaggatcttggttcactgcaacctccacctcctgggttcaagcaattctcctgcctcagcctcctgaatagctgggattataggcatgtgctgccacgcccagctaatttttgtatttttagtagagatggggtttcaccatgtcggccaggcgggtcttgaactcctgccctcaggtgatctgccctccaccgcgcctgacctcttttttgttttttttttgatggagtctctctgtgttgcccagactagagtgtagtggtgcaatctcagctcactgcaacctccgcctctctggttcaaacaattctcctgcttcagcttcccaagtagctgggattacaggtgcccaccaccacgcccagttaatttttgtatttttagtagacatggggtttcaccgtgttggccaggttggtcttgaactcctagcctcaggagatccacccacctcagcctcccaaagtgctgggattacaggcgtgagccaccatgcccggcctcaaatatttcttttcatgtttcttctcccacttctccttctctctcatcctccacttttttcatttattgaacactaaTTAAGAGCCTATTAGGTGACAGGAGGTACTAGATATTGGGGATACAGAAGCTCTTAGAGGTTTTGCTTTGAAGACCCTTATACTTTAGAGGGGGATACTCCCCTCTTCCCATTTCCTGAGATCATGCAAGAGAAAAGACTTCGGGTGACCCATATTCATTCCTTCTTTCACTGCTTGATTTGTCACCAAATGGTTATTGAGGATACACTGTTTGCTAggtgctattttatttatttgtttatttagagatggggtctcacaacATTGCCCAGTCCAGAggacagtggctattcacaggtgtgagcacagcacactacagccttgaactcctgagctcaaatgatcctcctgcttcagtctctcgggtagctgggactacagggatgtgccatcacacctggcttagGTTCTACTTTAGCTGCTACTTGTTAAGGATGAAGACAGGAGGagacattcttattttatttgatttatttatttttttttgagagtcttactctgttgtcaggctggagtgcagtggcatgatctcagctcactgcaacctctgcctcccgggttcaagcaattctcctgcctcagcttcccaagtagctgggactacaggcgtgaaccaccacactaggctaatttttgtatttttagtagagacgggatttcaccatattggccaggatggtcttgatctcccgacctcatgatctgcccacctcagcctcccaaagtgccagaattacaggtgtgagccaccatgcccggtctatttgatttctttctaagTTGTTATGGGATGTAGATCTTTAAAAGTACTTTTTGGCATGAGAACAAAAGAGGAGTTGGGTCACAGTGCCAAGATGGGACTATCCAAGAATGCAGAAGGACATTTGCTAGTGGTCTGTTAGGTTGATTTACTTTTTGTGCATAGACATAAgtaaaagggagagggagaagcaggaagaagaggggtaaaaaaggcaagaaatgagaggaaaaagCATTAGCTGTAGAAATGGCCAGGGATGCCCTGAGGATTTTCTTGTATAACGACTGGGCCCCATCTGATGGGTGTTACCTGCTCTGTGACAGTTTCCTCATTGCCTTTGGCTGAGAGCAGGGCATTGGAGGAAGAGAAACTAAGGTCTCTGTTTTGGAGAGAGATGAATGCTGAGGTAGCTGAGTGGTGATAGCTCTTCCTCCGTCCTTTTTCCCCCATAACTTTTCCTCCTGCTGAGGCAGGGGCATTGGGCTACAAGGGAAGCCTGGACTTCCTGGCCAGCATCCTCCTCAGAGCCACCTTTACCTCCTGGTTCTTCAGACTGTAGATGAGGGGGTTCAGCAGGGGGGTTATCACACTGTACTGCATGGAGAGCACTTGCTCTAGGGCTGAGCCGGATGCTGGAATCATATACCTTGAAGGGAATTGCACAGAAAGCCACTTATGACAATGGTGACAATACTTACTGTTGGCAGCAACAATTCATCCCCTCCCTGCAAAGACTCTGCAAAGGAGGTCTTCAGAGCTGACTTTCTCTGGTGGCAGCATCTAGAAATGGCTGATC
The Rhinopithecus roxellana isolate Shanxi Qingling chromosome 10, ASM756505v1, whole genome shotgun sequence DNA segment above includes these coding regions:
- the LALBA gene encoding alpha-lactalbumin — translated: MRSFVPLFLVGILFPAIPAKQFTKCELSQLLKDIDGYGGIALPEFICTMFHTSGYDTQAIVENNGSTEYGLFQISNKLWCKSSQVPQSRNICDISCDKFLDDDITDDIMCAKKILDIKGIDYWLAHKALCTEKLEQWLCEKL